The Candidatus Limnocylindrales bacterium genomic sequence ACAAATTTTACGTCCTTATCCCTTCCGCGAACCGGATTTAGTCTATCTTCCTTTGATTAATCCTACCGGAGGAATTGTAGGTGGGGACACTTTCCATATTCACATCTCCCTCAGAAAAGGCGCTCGGGTTTATCTCACAACCCAATCTGCTACCAAGATCTATCGAATGATAAAGGGAGAAGAGAGTGTTCAGCAAATAACCTTTGAAATCGAGGAAGGGTCTGAGCTGGCTTATCATCCCGACAAAGTCATCCCCTTTGGAGGATCTTCCTTTCGCCAGACGCTTCACGTTCACCTGGATGTCACCAGTCAGTTTTCTATGTCTGAAATTCTTACGCCGGGTCGGCTCTTCAGAGGGGAAAAATTCTCGTTTCAAAGATATTACAGTCGTACCGAAATACGCGAGGAAAATACCCTGGTGTTTCTGGATACGTTGGATCTCCAACCTGAAAAAGAAAACCTCCTGGAACCGGGTTGTCTGGAGGGATTTGAGTATCTGTATACGGCTTACTTTCATTATAAAAAAATCCTGCGGAGTTCGGAAAAACCCCGGAACTTCTTAACCTATCTTCTCCAGGAACTTCAACGTCTCTCAACCCCTTCCTTTCAGAAAGAAAACCAAACCGAAGGTCCCCAATCCCTCCTCCTGGGTTCTGCAACGACTACCCACTATGGCGGAAT encodes the following:
- a CDS encoding urease accessory protein UreD — protein: MEAYYRPGRAGILRLEFEKHNGKTVLVRSYSKLPLQILRPYPFREPDLVYLPLINPTGGIVGGDTFHIHISLRKGARVYLTTQSATKIYRMIKGEESVQQITFEIEEGSELAYHPDKVIPFGGSSFRQTLHVHLDVTSQFSMSEILTPGRLFRGEKFSFQRYYSRTEIREENTLVFLDTLDLQPEKENLLEPGCLEGFEYLYTAYFHYKKILRSSEKPRNFLTYLLQELQRLSTPSFQKENQTEGPQSLLLGSATTTHYGGILVKVLSHSSVLLDEFSHRVRDHLYPA